The following coding sequences are from one Canis lupus dingo isolate Sandy chromosome 21, ASM325472v2, whole genome shotgun sequence window:
- the TSKU gene encoding tsukushi isoform X2 produces the protein MLWPLLLPPLLLLAVSGAQTTRPCFPGCQCEVETFGLFDSFSLTRVDCSGLGPHIVPVPIPLDTAHLDLSSNRLETVNESVLAGPGYTTLAGLDLSHNLLTSISPTAFSRLRYLESLDISHNGLAALPAESFTSSPLSDVNLSHNQLREVSVSAFSTHSQGRALHVDLSHNLIHRLVPHPAGASLPTPTIQSLNLAWNRLRTIPDLRDLPLRYLSLDGNPLAAVGPGAFRGLAGLTHLSLGSLQGLPQLAPYGFRELQSLQVLDLSGNPKLKWAGAEVFSGLGSLQELDLSGTSLLPLPETLLIHLPALQSISVGQGMRCQRLVREGAYPRQPGSSPKVALHCRDARGSAAERPNTL, from the coding sequence ATGCTGTggcccctgctgctgcccccacTGCTGTTGCTTGCTGTGAGCGGGGCCCAGACGACCCGGCCATGCTTCCCCGGATGCCAGTGCGAGGTGGAGACCTTTGGCCTCTTCGACAGCTTCAGCCTGACCCGCGTGGATTGCAGTGGCCTGGGCCCCCACATCGTGCCTGTGCCCATCCCCTTGGACACCGCCCACTTGGACCTGTCCTCCAACCGGCTGGAGACCGTGAATGAGTCGGTGCTGGCAGGGCCGGGCTATACCACACTGGCTGGGCTGGATCTCAGCCACAACCTGCTCACCAGCATCTCGCCCACCGCCTTCTCCCGCCTTCGCTACCTAGAGTCACTTGACATCAGCCACAACGGCCTGGCAGCCCTGCCGGCGGAAAGCTTCACCAGCTCACCCCTGAGCGACGTGAATCTCAGCCACAACCAGCTCCGGGAGGTCTCGGTGTCGGCCTTCAGTACCCACAGCCAGGGCCGGGCGCTGCACGTGGACCTCTCCCACAACCTCATCCACCGCCTTGTGCCCCACCCTGCGGGGGCCAGCCTGCCCACACCCACCATCCAGAGCCTGAACCTGGCCTGGAACCGGCTCCGCACCATCCCTGACCTCCGGGACCTGCCCCTGCGCTACCTGAGCCTGGATGGCAATCCCCTGGCTGCTGTGGGCCCCGGTGCCTTCAGGGGGCTGGCGGGCCTGACACACCTGTCACTAGGAAGCCTGCAAGGCCTCCCCCAGCTGGCACCCTATGGCTTTCGTGAGTTGCAGAGCTTGCAGGTCTTGGACCTGTCAGGCAACCCTAAGCTCAAGTGGGCAGGAGCTGAGGTATTCTCaggcctgggctccctgcaggagctggACCTGTCAGGCACGAGCCTGCTGCCTCTGCCCGAGACGCTGCTCATCCACCTGCCAGCACTGCAGAGCATCAGTGTGGGCCAGGGTATGCGGTGCCAGCGGCTGGTGCGGGAGGGCGCCTACCCCCGGCAGCCTGGCTCTAGCCCCAAGGTGGCCCTGCACTGCAGAGATGCCCGGGGATCGGCTGCTGAGCGCCCCAACACTTTGTGA
- the TSKU gene encoding tsukushi isoform X1: MGWGRGGSAALGDSPGPGQGWAERAGHPGPASREQRAPTMLWPLLLPPLLLLAVSGAQTTRPCFPGCQCEVETFGLFDSFSLTRVDCSGLGPHIVPVPIPLDTAHLDLSSNRLETVNESVLAGPGYTTLAGLDLSHNLLTSISPTAFSRLRYLESLDISHNGLAALPAESFTSSPLSDVNLSHNQLREVSVSAFSTHSQGRALHVDLSHNLIHRLVPHPAGASLPTPTIQSLNLAWNRLRTIPDLRDLPLRYLSLDGNPLAAVGPGAFRGLAGLTHLSLGSLQGLPQLAPYGFRELQSLQVLDLSGNPKLKWAGAEVFSGLGSLQELDLSGTSLLPLPETLLIHLPALQSISVGQGMRCQRLVREGAYPRQPGSSPKVALHCRDARGSAAERPNTL; this comes from the coding sequence CCCCCACCATGCTGTggcccctgctgctgcccccacTGCTGTTGCTTGCTGTGAGCGGGGCCCAGACGACCCGGCCATGCTTCCCCGGATGCCAGTGCGAGGTGGAGACCTTTGGCCTCTTCGACAGCTTCAGCCTGACCCGCGTGGATTGCAGTGGCCTGGGCCCCCACATCGTGCCTGTGCCCATCCCCTTGGACACCGCCCACTTGGACCTGTCCTCCAACCGGCTGGAGACCGTGAATGAGTCGGTGCTGGCAGGGCCGGGCTATACCACACTGGCTGGGCTGGATCTCAGCCACAACCTGCTCACCAGCATCTCGCCCACCGCCTTCTCCCGCCTTCGCTACCTAGAGTCACTTGACATCAGCCACAACGGCCTGGCAGCCCTGCCGGCGGAAAGCTTCACCAGCTCACCCCTGAGCGACGTGAATCTCAGCCACAACCAGCTCCGGGAGGTCTCGGTGTCGGCCTTCAGTACCCACAGCCAGGGCCGGGCGCTGCACGTGGACCTCTCCCACAACCTCATCCACCGCCTTGTGCCCCACCCTGCGGGGGCCAGCCTGCCCACACCCACCATCCAGAGCCTGAACCTGGCCTGGAACCGGCTCCGCACCATCCCTGACCTCCGGGACCTGCCCCTGCGCTACCTGAGCCTGGATGGCAATCCCCTGGCTGCTGTGGGCCCCGGTGCCTTCAGGGGGCTGGCGGGCCTGACACACCTGTCACTAGGAAGCCTGCAAGGCCTCCCCCAGCTGGCACCCTATGGCTTTCGTGAGTTGCAGAGCTTGCAGGTCTTGGACCTGTCAGGCAACCCTAAGCTCAAGTGGGCAGGAGCTGAGGTATTCTCaggcctgggctccctgcaggagctggACCTGTCAGGCACGAGCCTGCTGCCTCTGCCCGAGACGCTGCTCATCCACCTGCCAGCACTGCAGAGCATCAGTGTGGGCCAGGGTATGCGGTGCCAGCGGCTGGTGCGGGAGGGCGCCTACCCCCGGCAGCCTGGCTCTAGCCCCAAGGTGGCCCTGCACTGCAGAGATGCCCGGGGATCGGCTGCTGAGCGCCCCAACACTTTGTGA